One Pyrococcus furiosus DSM 3638 genomic region harbors:
- the aroA gene encoding 3-phosphoshikimate 1-carboxyvinyltransferase, whose amino-acid sequence MLRIVPPKEIQGEVIAPPSKSYTHRGYFLSLLADEKSIVERPLISDDTLATIDAIRAFGADLIEEVVYPPEELRPNYIFARDSGTTARISIIVSSLAKGVSVIDGREQLRRRPMEDGVSSLRMIGVEAIGKRLPVKVFGRGRISAKEVSIVAEKSSQFATGFLILAAKIGLKVEIVKPVSKPYIEMTLKTMEEFGVKYDKAQENERLVIFVDPGVKGTKFKVPGDYSSAANFLVAGALYGKIRVRNLMRDDVQADKEILNILREYGAKVKVKDEYVEVESNERNPLNVDCSNFPDLFPLLAVLAAYAEGKSVIRGRQLRIKESDRIHAMAVNLSRAGIRVRELSDGLEIWGGQPKGFRGKTFNDHRITMALAILALGAKGESIIPETKSIAKSYPNFFEDLMRVIK is encoded by the coding sequence ATGCTTAGAATTGTTCCACCAAAAGAAATTCAAGGTGAAGTAATAGCCCCGCCCTCAAAGAGCTACACCCATAGGGGTTATTTTTTGTCCCTCCTTGCAGATGAAAAAAGTATAGTAGAGAGACCCCTAATTAGTGATGATACCCTTGCAACCATAGATGCAATTAGAGCTTTTGGTGCTGATCTCATAGAAGAGGTGGTCTATCCTCCCGAAGAATTAAGGCCAAACTATATATTTGCCCGAGATTCTGGAACAACAGCAAGGATTTCAATAATAGTTTCTTCCCTAGCTAAGGGTGTTAGTGTAATAGATGGTAGGGAACAGCTCCGTAGGAGACCAATGGAAGATGGAGTATCTTCTTTGAGAATGATTGGTGTAGAAGCAATTGGAAAGAGACTTCCAGTGAAAGTCTTTGGGAGGGGAAGAATTAGTGCCAAAGAAGTCTCCATAGTGGCCGAAAAGTCCTCTCAATTTGCAACAGGCTTTCTAATACTAGCAGCGAAGATCGGATTGAAAGTCGAAATAGTGAAACCAGTCTCAAAGCCTTATATTGAGATGACACTAAAAACCATGGAAGAGTTTGGCGTTAAATACGATAAAGCTCAAGAAAATGAGAGACTAGTAATTTTTGTTGACCCAGGAGTTAAGGGGACAAAATTTAAGGTTCCAGGGGATTATTCCTCAGCGGCAAACTTCTTAGTTGCCGGTGCACTCTACGGCAAGATAAGGGTCAGAAACTTGATGAGGGATGACGTTCAAGCAGACAAAGAAATCCTCAACATATTGAGGGAATATGGAGCAAAAGTTAAGGTAAAAGATGAGTATGTAGAAGTTGAAAGCAACGAAAGAAATCCATTAAATGTAGATTGCTCAAACTTTCCTGATTTATTTCCCCTCCTAGCTGTTCTTGCGGCATATGCCGAAGGAAAAAGTGTGATACGAGGGAGACAGTTGAGGATTAAAGAAAGTGACAGAATCCATGCAATGGCGGTAAATCTTTCAAGAGCTGGAATTAGAGTTAGGGAGCTTAGTGATGGACTTGAAATCTGGGGTGGCCAACCTAAGGGATTTAGGGGGAAAACATTCAATGATCATAGGATTACAATGGCTTTAGCAATCCTCGCCCTGGGGGCTAAGGGCGAGAGTATAATTCCTGAAACTAAAAGTATTGCAAAGTCCTATCCAAACTTTTTCGAGGATTTAATGAGGGTGATAAAATGA
- the trpA gene encoding tryptophan synthase subunit alpha yields MFKDGSLIPYLTAGDPDKQSTLNFLLALDEYAGAIELGIPFSDPIADGKTIQESHYRALKNGFKLREAFWIVKEFRRHSSTPIVLMTYYNPIYRAGVRNFLAEAKASGVDGILVVDLPVFHAKEFTEIAREEGIKTVFLAAPNTPDERLKVIDDMTTGFVYLVSLYGTTGAREEIPKTAYDLLRRAKRICRNKVAVGFGVSKREHVVSLLKEGANGVVVGSALVKIIGEKGREATEFLKKKVEELLGI; encoded by the coding sequence ATGTTTAAGGATGGTTCTCTAATTCCATATTTAACAGCGGGGGACCCTGATAAGCAGTCTACTCTCAATTTTCTCCTAGCTCTTGATGAGTATGCTGGGGCAATAGAGCTGGGAATTCCATTTAGTGATCCAATAGCTGATGGTAAGACAATTCAAGAGTCGCACTACAGGGCACTAAAAAATGGATTTAAGTTGAGAGAGGCCTTCTGGATTGTTAAGGAATTCAGAAGGCATTCCAGTACACCAATAGTCCTGATGACTTACTACAATCCAATATACAGAGCAGGGGTTAGGAATTTTCTAGCAGAGGCAAAGGCTAGTGGTGTCGATGGAATTCTAGTTGTGGACCTTCCAGTTTTTCATGCTAAAGAGTTTACAGAGATTGCTAGAGAAGAAGGCATTAAGACAGTATTTTTGGCGGCTCCCAATACTCCAGATGAAAGGCTCAAGGTTATTGATGACATGACGACTGGGTTTGTCTATCTAGTCTCCCTATATGGAACAACAGGAGCTAGGGAGGAAATACCCAAAACTGCTTATGATTTGCTCAGAAGAGCTAAAAGGATATGCAGAAACAAGGTTGCTGTGGGATTCGGGGTGTCTAAAAGGGAGCACGTTGTGAGTTTACTTAAAGAAGGTGCGAATGGAGTTGTTGTGGGAAGCGCTTTGGTAAAAATAATAGGAGAAAAGGGAAGAGAGGCCACAGAATTCTTAAAGAAGAAAGTAGAGGAACTTTTAGGGATCTAA
- a CDS encoding anthranilate synthase component I, giving the protein MLIKELDRVSPLRLYLILRQLEYPFILMSAEKHSKKARFTYLSAAPEFIVSINERGTYLDGKKVSKERNPFKGLKGFIKHSISGERFMGGLVGYIAYDAVHNYIEGNVEEPSVFGYYPWTYIYDHLENKLYFVSLEEPPFDPEAIVEKAKRAKIPREDGGSSILKTDANKEEFVEIVEKGKEYIFSGDVFQVVLSREYVVETDLDPFTIYLRLLDINPSPYTFLLEFEKVVVGASPETMGSVEGKIVKINPIAGTIPRGKNEEEDKALEKALLSDEKERAEHVMLVDLARNDVRRVSKPRSVKVVRYFDVVKYSYVQHIESEIIGELAEDKDMFDAIEATFPAGTLTGAPKIRAMEIIDELEKSRRRVYGGAVGYFSVTGYADFAIAIRMAEIDKHAHIRAGAGIVADSIPEKEFYETENKMRAVLKAFGVE; this is encoded by the coding sequence ATGCTTATCAAAGAGTTAGATCGAGTGTCTCCTCTTCGCTTATACCTTATTCTCAGACAACTTGAGTATCCTTTTATCCTAATGTCAGCAGAAAAGCATAGCAAAAAGGCCAGATTCACTTACCTCTCAGCAGCACCTGAATTCATTGTGAGTATAAATGAGAGAGGAACTTATTTAGATGGAAAAAAGGTATCAAAAGAAAGAAATCCATTTAAGGGGTTAAAGGGCTTTATAAAGCACTCAATAAGTGGAGAAAGATTCATGGGCGGCTTGGTTGGATATATAGCTTATGATGCCGTTCACAACTACATAGAGGGGAATGTTGAGGAGCCTTCAGTTTTTGGCTATTATCCATGGACATACATTTATGATCATTTAGAAAATAAACTCTACTTTGTTTCCCTAGAAGAACCGCCATTTGATCCAGAAGCTATAGTGGAAAAGGCCAAAAGGGCAAAAATTCCCAGAGAGGATGGAGGAAGTTCAATTTTAAAAACTGATGCAAATAAAGAAGAGTTTGTTGAAATTGTAGAAAAAGGAAAAGAGTACATATTTTCAGGAGACGTATTTCAAGTAGTCCTTTCGAGAGAGTACGTAGTTGAGACGGACTTAGATCCTTTTACAATCTACCTTAGATTGCTAGACATTAATCCATCGCCTTATACTTTTCTCCTTGAATTTGAAAAAGTAGTGGTGGGAGCGTCTCCTGAAACAATGGGCTCTGTTGAAGGAAAAATTGTTAAGATAAACCCAATTGCCGGAACTATTCCAAGGGGAAAGAACGAGGAAGAAGACAAGGCACTTGAAAAAGCCCTACTCTCTGATGAGAAAGAAAGAGCGGAGCATGTAATGCTAGTGGATTTAGCTAGAAATGACGTTAGGAGAGTTTCGAAACCCAGGAGTGTTAAGGTAGTGAGGTACTTTGATGTGGTCAAGTATAGCTATGTCCAGCACATTGAAAGTGAGATAATTGGGGAGTTGGCCGAGGATAAAGACATGTTTGATGCAATTGAGGCAACTTTCCCAGCTGGAACATTGACAGGAGCTCCAAAAATTAGGGCAATGGAAATTATAGATGAACTGGAAAAAAGCAGGAGAAGAGTTTATGGAGGAGCTGTTGGATATTTTTCCGTAACAGGCTATGCAGATTTTGCCATAGCGATAAGAATGGCGGAAATAGATAAGCACGCTCACATTAGAGCGGGAGCAGGTATAGTTGCAGATTCAATTCCAGAAAAGGAGTTTTATGAAACTGAAAACAAGATGAGGGCTGTTCTAAAAGCCTTTGGGGTGGAGTAG
- a CDS encoding ABC transporter permease yields the protein MLKVNEKTLEVISSLIFAFLIGAIVLTLLGYNPAKVYIILFKYGYGNLEYLLNKSTPLILTGLAFSIPALAGVFNIGGESQLYVGALTALLVAYYTRNPILALILGGIAGGALGLFIGALRVYRGINEVITAIMINWTMFYILAYLISAKYHDPKNPHESVPVPSEARIGGIFIIAVLIAILYYYLLNFTELGYKLRVSGLSPKSARYAGFNPSKLILSSMLLGGLAAGLGGALLVLGITYAIDDTLSTVYGVGFTGIGIGLLGRNNPIGIIFSGIFMSGLIIGGQWVELKTGAPPELADTLVGVIVITLAVPQLYREIFKRIRREKHA from the coding sequence ATGCTGAAAGTGAATGAGAAAACACTCGAAGTTATATCTTCGCTAATATTTGCATTCTTAATAGGGGCAATTGTCTTAACATTGTTGGGATATAACCCGGCTAAAGTTTACATCATACTATTTAAATACGGGTACGGAAATCTTGAGTATCTCCTTAATAAAAGCACACCACTTATATTGACAGGACTTGCATTCTCAATACCAGCTCTTGCAGGTGTTTTTAACATAGGGGGAGAAAGCCAACTTTATGTAGGTGCACTTACAGCCCTTCTAGTTGCTTATTATACAAGAAATCCTATTTTAGCCCTAATCCTCGGAGGAATAGCAGGAGGTGCCTTAGGACTTTTCATCGGAGCACTTAGAGTTTACAGAGGCATTAATGAAGTGATAACGGCAATAATGATAAACTGGACAATGTTCTACATTCTAGCGTACCTCATATCAGCCAAATACCACGATCCAAAAAATCCTCATGAATCCGTTCCAGTCCCATCTGAAGCAAGAATAGGGGGAATTTTCATAATTGCAGTTCTTATTGCTATTCTCTACTATTACCTCCTTAATTTTACGGAACTTGGGTACAAGTTGAGGGTGTCAGGATTGTCACCTAAATCTGCAAGGTATGCAGGGTTCAATCCCTCCAAGCTAATTCTCTCTTCAATGCTATTGGGTGGTCTAGCTGCGGGCCTTGGAGGGGCCCTCTTAGTCCTGGGAATAACATATGCTATTGATGACACTCTCTCCACAGTATATGGAGTTGGATTTACGGGAATAGGAATAGGGCTCTTGGGAAGGAACAATCCAATAGGAATAATATTCTCGGGAATATTTATGAGCGGACTGATAATTGGAGGGCAATGGGTTGAGTTAAAAACAGGAGCCCCACCAGAGCTTGCAGATACGCTAGTAGGTGTAATAGTGATAACCCTTGCAGTTCCCCAGCTGTATAGAGAAATTTTCAAGAGAATTAGGAGGGAGAAGCATGCTTGA
- a CDS encoding phosphoribosylanthranilate isomerase, giving the protein MFVKICGIKSLEELEIVEKHADATGVVVNSNSKRRIPLEKAREIIENSAIPVFLVSTMVGFSEWAMAIERTGAQYIQVHSNALPQTIDTLKKEFGVFVMKAFRVPTISKNPEEDANRLLSEISRYNADMVLLDTGAGSGKLHDLRVSSLVARKIPVIVAGGLNAENVEEVIKVVKPYGVDVSSGVEKYGIKDPKLVEEFVRRAKNVVW; this is encoded by the coding sequence ATGTTCGTAAAAATATGCGGAATAAAAAGTCTCGAAGAGCTTGAAATCGTAGAAAAGCATGCAGATGCTACAGGAGTTGTGGTCAATTCAAACTCTAAGAGGAGAATACCGCTTGAAAAAGCTAGGGAAATAATAGAAAACTCTGCTATTCCAGTGTTTCTAGTTTCTACTATGGTTGGATTTTCTGAATGGGCCATGGCAATCGAGAGAACTGGAGCTCAATACATTCAGGTTCACTCTAATGCTTTGCCTCAAACAATTGACACATTGAAAAAAGAGTTCGGGGTTTTTGTTATGAAAGCGTTTAGGGTTCCAACTATCTCCAAGAATCCTGAAGAAGATGCCAACAGGCTTCTCTCAGAAATATCTAGGTACAACGCTGATATGGTACTACTTGATACAGGAGCGGGGAGTGGGAAGCTTCATGACTTAAGGGTTTCTTCTCTAGTCGCAAGAAAAATTCCAGTTATAGTAGCTGGAGGCTTAAATGCTGAAAACGTTGAGGAAGTCATTAAAGTTGTGAAGCCTTATGGTGTTGATGTCTCTTCTGGAGTTGAGAAATATGGAATAAAAGATCCCAAGTTAGTTGAAGAGTTTGTAAGGAGGGCCAAAAATGTGGTTTGGTGA
- a CDS encoding ABC transporter permease, translating into MLEDVFVLLSNTLFSMVPLVLAGVGEVITERSGVVNIGLEGIFILSAFLTTVVTFYTENPYLGLIIGILVGALSGLLHGIISVYLKGDQIIAGVGFNSLAYGISILSLVALWHSHGSSPSVEKMPVIIIGHLTIPPMAIVAILVGVITWWWLYKTPSGLKLRACGEDPRAAEAMGVNVHRTRLYATMVGGALTGLGGAYLVVGWIGQFTKFISAGRGFIALANVAFSNWNPLMAVVGGIIFGFFDALSIYVPIKIQKTTGRIITAESNLFRIIPYIGTLLVVTIIMKKVKAPRALGKPYIKE; encoded by the coding sequence ATGCTTGAAGATGTATTTGTGCTTCTCTCAAACACATTATTTTCAATGGTCCCATTGGTTCTTGCTGGGGTTGGAGAAGTAATAACAGAGCGCTCTGGAGTGGTTAACATCGGGCTAGAGGGGATATTCATTCTCTCTGCCTTCCTCACAACTGTAGTTACGTTTTACACAGAAAATCCCTATCTGGGCCTCATAATTGGAATATTAGTTGGAGCACTCTCCGGACTTCTCCACGGGATAATCAGCGTATACTTGAAAGGTGATCAAATAATTGCAGGAGTTGGTTTTAATTCTCTAGCCTATGGAATAAGCATACTTTCACTTGTAGCCCTATGGCACAGTCACGGCTCCTCTCCTTCTGTAGAAAAGATGCCCGTAATTATTATCGGCCACCTTACAATTCCCCCAATGGCAATAGTGGCAATATTAGTTGGAGTAATTACATGGTGGTGGCTATATAAAACTCCAAGCGGTTTAAAACTGAGAGCTTGTGGAGAGGATCCAAGAGCTGCTGAGGCTATGGGGGTTAACGTTCACAGAACTAGGCTATATGCAACGATGGTGGGGGGAGCTTTAACTGGGCTCGGAGGTGCGTATTTAGTTGTGGGATGGATAGGGCAGTTTACAAAGTTTATATCGGCAGGAAGAGGATTCATAGCCCTAGCAAATGTAGCTTTCAGCAATTGGAATCCACTGATGGCAGTGGTGGGGGGAATTATATTTGGATTCTTTGACGCACTGTCAATATACGTACCAATAAAGATCCAGAAAACCACTGGAAGAATAATAACCGCAGAATCAAATCTCTTTAGGATAATCCCATATATAGGAACATTATTAGTGGTCACAATAATCATGAAAAAAGTTAAAGCTCCCAGGGCTCTTGGGAAACCTTATATCAAGGAGTAA
- a CDS encoding pyridoxal phosphate-dependent aminotransferase has translation MFNVYELFNKINEVKPEIRLDAGQPDIPVANEIIEEAINSLKRGETGYVSTTGINELREKIAEVEGVSKEEVIVGPGAKILIAAEIAMANKIGVIAPYWNAYLLIAKNFEKEVKIIETTLENSWEPEINDNLDVDLLILNYPNNPTGKILPREKLKELVEVAEEKGIKILSDEIYAEISFKSFTPVRELYENTVTVKGFSKLYSMTGFRLGYAIADKEEIRKIKTFIESTVTCVPPFVQRAGIKALELRDELMKKVSREYKRRAELASKILRGLEFYEPDGAFYIFLKTPIDGLEFVYKLLERGVSAFPGIAFGNYQNFIRISLTSDKLEKGLNIIKEVAECESQ, from the coding sequence ATGTTCAACGTTTATGAGCTATTTAATAAGATAAATGAGGTAAAACCAGAGATTCGACTTGATGCAGGACAACCAGATATCCCCGTAGCTAACGAAATAATAGAAGAAGCCATAAATTCTCTAAAAAGGGGAGAAACTGGCTATGTAAGTACAACTGGAATTAACGAGTTGAGAGAAAAGATAGCAGAAGTAGAAGGAGTGAGCAAAGAAGAGGTAATTGTTGGGCCTGGAGCCAAAATATTGATAGCTGCAGAGATAGCAATGGCCAACAAGATTGGAGTAATTGCCCCCTACTGGAATGCCTACCTATTGATAGCCAAGAACTTTGAAAAAGAAGTTAAAATAATTGAGACAACATTAGAAAACTCCTGGGAGCCTGAAATTAACGACAACTTAGATGTTGACCTCCTAATTCTCAACTACCCCAATAACCCTACTGGAAAAATACTCCCAAGAGAAAAACTCAAAGAACTCGTAGAAGTTGCAGAAGAGAAAGGAATCAAAATTCTTTCCGATGAAATCTATGCTGAAATTTCTTTTAAGTCATTTACTCCTGTTCGAGAGCTCTATGAAAACACGGTCACCGTAAAGGGGTTCTCCAAACTGTATTCAATGACTGGCTTTAGGCTTGGATACGCTATTGCCGATAAGGAAGAGATAAGGAAAATAAAAACATTCATTGAATCAACTGTCACCTGTGTTCCTCCTTTCGTTCAAAGGGCTGGGATCAAGGCTTTGGAGCTTAGAGATGAGTTAATGAAAAAAGTGAGTAGGGAGTATAAGAGAAGAGCAGAACTTGCCTCCAAAATCTTGAGGGGATTAGAGTTCTATGAACCCGATGGAGCATTCTACATATTCCTCAAAACACCCATTGATGGGTTGGAATTTGTCTATAAACTACTCGAGAGGGGAGTTTCAGCATTCCCAGGAATAGCGTTTGGAAATTATCAAAACTTCATAAGGATCTCACTAACGAGTGATAAGCTCGAGAAGGGATTAAACATAATCAAGGAGGTAGCAGAATGCGAATCACAATAA
- a CDS encoding chorismate mutase gives MTTLKLLRKEIDKIDNQIISLLKKRLEIAQAIGKIKKELNLPIEDRKREEEVLRRAGEFREIFEKILEVSKDVQRL, from the coding sequence ATGACAACATTAAAACTCCTTAGAAAGGAGATAGATAAAATAGACAACCAAATAATATCTCTTCTAAAAAAGAGACTTGAAATAGCCCAAGCAATTGGGAAAATAAAGAAAGAGCTCAATCTCCCCATAGAAGATAGAAAAAGAGAAGAAGAAGTTCTAAGAAGAGCTGGCGAGTTTAGGGAAATTTTTGAAAAGATTTTGGAGGTTAGCAAAGATGTTCAACGTTTATGA
- a CDS encoding aminodeoxychorismate/anthranilate synthase component II, whose translation MILIINNRDSFVWNLAEYVSFFDEAVVVSNKITLSEVKKLDPDGIIISPGPGHPLDRREVGNSPEIVLESEVPLLGVCLGHQIIGAVFGGKIGRVTPKHGKASLIRHDGKGVYRGLDNPFLAGRYHSLAVLEPPKGFKVTSVSLDDGVIMGIRHKTLPIEGVQFHPESVLTKREDGLRIIQNFVEMTR comes from the coding sequence ATGATTCTAATAATCAACAATAGAGATTCTTTTGTCTGGAATCTCGCTGAATACGTATCATTCTTTGATGAAGCAGTAGTAGTTTCTAACAAGATAACCCTTAGTGAAGTTAAAAAGCTGGATCCCGATGGTATAATAATCTCACCGGGCCCAGGTCATCCACTTGATAGAAGAGAAGTCGGCAATTCACCAGAAATAGTTTTGGAATCAGAGGTTCCCCTCTTGGGAGTTTGTCTGGGCCACCAAATAATCGGAGCTGTTTTTGGGGGGAAGATTGGAAGGGTAACTCCAAAACATGGGAAAGCTAGCCTTATTAGACATGATGGCAAGGGTGTCTATAGAGGACTCGATAATCCATTTTTAGCCGGAAGATATCACTCTTTGGCAGTTTTAGAGCCCCCAAAAGGGTTCAAAGTTACATCAGTTTCTCTGGATGATGGAGTAATCATGGGCATTAGGCATAAGACTCTCCCAATAGAAGGAGTCCAATTTCACCCAGAGAGCGTTTTGACAAAGAGAGAGGACGGATTAAGGATTATACAAAACTTCGTGGAGATGACAAGATAA
- a CDS encoding prephenate dehydrogenase/arogenate dehydrogenase family protein produces the protein MRITISGYGKMGKLFGRVLSEELNSEVKFYSSHTILDFSTLSEAYEWSDVMILASTIDNIKAQIRELREISLSNPKDIMIFDIATFKKDVLTEYQGFPREVKVASVHPMFGPGAKSFRGHLFYRCPCKGQGKRRRRCRKVYRRIGGKS, from the coding sequence ATGCGAATCACAATAAGTGGATATGGTAAAATGGGAAAACTCTTTGGAAGAGTTCTTTCTGAGGAATTAAACTCAGAAGTGAAATTTTACTCTAGCCATACAATACTAGATTTTTCCACCCTTAGTGAAGCCTATGAATGGAGTGATGTTATGATACTCGCCTCCACAATAGATAACATAAAAGCTCAGATTAGGGAGTTAAGAGAGATATCATTGAGTAATCCAAAAGATATTATGATTTTTGACATAGCAACGTTCAAAAAAGACGTACTTACCGAGTACCAAGGATTTCCCAGGGAGGTAAAAGTAGCAAGCGTCCACCCAATGTTCGGCCCAGGAGCTAAGAGTTTTAGGGGGCATTTATTTTATCGTTGTCCCTGTAAAGGGCAGGGAAAAAGACGCCGAAGATGTCGGAAAGTTTATCGAAGGATTGGGGGGAAAAGTTGA
- the trpB gene encoding tryptophan synthase subunit beta, which produces MWFGEFGGQYVPETLIEPLKELEKAYKRFKDDEEFNRQLNYYLKTWAGRPTPLYYAKRLTEKIGGAKIYLKREDLVHGGAHKTNNAIGQALLAKFMGKTRLIAETGAGQHGVATAMAGALLGMKVDIYMGAEDVERQKMNVFRMKLLGANVIPVNSGSRTLKDAINEALRDWVATFEYTHYLIGSVVGPHPYPTIVRDFQSVIGREAKAQILEAEGQLPDVIVACVGGGSNAMGIFYPFVNDKKVKLVGVEAGGKGLESGKHSASLNAGQVGVFHGMLSYFLQDEEGQIKPTHSIAPGLDYPGVGPEHAYLKKIQRAEYVTVTDEEALKAFHELSRTEGIIPALESAHAVAYAMKLAKEMSRDEIIIVNLSGRGDKDLDIVLKVSGNV; this is translated from the coding sequence ATGTGGTTTGGTGAGTTTGGAGGTCAATATGTGCCTGAGACTCTAATAGAACCATTAAAAGAATTAGAAAAGGCATATAAAAGGTTTAAAGACGATGAGGAGTTTAACAGGCAGTTGAATTATTATCTTAAAACCTGGGCTGGCAGACCAACTCCTCTATATTATGCCAAAAGACTAACTGAAAAGATAGGTGGGGCAAAAATATATCTAAAGAGAGAAGATCTAGTTCACGGAGGAGCCCACAAGACGAACAATGCAATAGGGCAAGCTTTGTTAGCGAAGTTTATGGGTAAAACTAGGCTAATAGCTGAGACCGGAGCTGGTCAGCATGGTGTTGCAACGGCAATGGCTGGAGCTTTACTTGGCATGAAGGTTGATATATACATGGGAGCTGAGGACGTTGAAAGACAAAAAATGAATGTATTCAGAATGAAACTATTGGGGGCAAATGTTATTCCAGTAAATTCTGGTTCTAGGACATTAAAGGATGCAATAAATGAAGCCCTAAGGGATTGGGTGGCCACGTTTGAATACACTCACTACTTAATAGGTTCCGTGGTTGGGCCCCATCCATATCCAACAATAGTTAGAGACTTTCAGTCCGTAATAGGAAGGGAAGCTAAGGCCCAAATTCTTGAGGCTGAAGGGCAGTTGCCTGATGTAATAGTGGCCTGTGTTGGAGGAGGAAGCAATGCAATGGGGATATTTTACCCGTTTGTAAATGATAAGAAGGTTAAACTTGTGGGAGTTGAGGCTGGGGGTAAGGGTTTGGAAAGTGGGAAACACTCGGCATCTCTGAATGCTGGTCAAGTTGGAGTATTCCATGGAATGCTTAGCTACTTCTTACAGGATGAGGAGGGACAGATAAAGCCTACACACAGCATTGCTCCTGGCCTCGATTACCCAGGAGTGGGGCCTGAACATGCATATCTTAAGAAAATCCAAAGGGCTGAATACGTTACTGTAACTGACGAAGAGGCGTTGAAAGCGTTTCACGAACTTTCAAGAACTGAAGGTATAATTCCTGCTCTTGAATCAGCACATGCAGTAGCTTATGCTATGAAGCTTGCAAAAGAAATGAGTAGAGACGAGATAATTATAGTAAACCTATCTGGAAGGGGAGACAAGGATCTTGATATAGTCTTGAAGGTGAGTGGAAATGTTTAA
- the trpD gene encoding anthranilate phosphoribosyltransferase, whose amino-acid sequence MLEKIVENRHLSFEEAYDLFNILKEESEVRIAAYLAALQTKGYTSEEIAGFAKAMRDNAIKLDLGEVLDTAGTGGDKSFTINVSTASALILSEYTKVAKHGNVSVTSRSGSANLLEALGINIKISPEKAKEMIEKVNFTFIFAPMYHPALKRIMPVRKELGIKTIFNILGPLANPANPAYQVVGVNSRDLVEKMARALNYLGVKRATVVHGSGLDEISPEKETIVAEVNRGDIDFYTVTPEDFGLARTKVIPCYSPEESAERIRAVLRGNGKNEDRNFVLINSAMALYTIGIASDLKEGVELAENVLGEKIIKKLEEIACLSKS is encoded by the coding sequence ATGCTGGAGAAGATAGTAGAAAATAGGCATTTATCCTTCGAGGAGGCTTACGACTTATTTAACATCCTCAAGGAAGAAAGCGAAGTTAGGATTGCAGCATATCTCGCGGCTCTCCAAACTAAAGGGTATACTTCAGAGGAAATAGCGGGATTTGCAAAGGCAATGAGAGACAATGCAATTAAGTTGGATCTTGGGGAGGTTCTAGACACTGCTGGTACTGGAGGAGATAAATCATTCACGATAAATGTAAGCACTGCATCAGCCCTTATTCTTTCAGAATATACAAAGGTAGCTAAGCATGGCAATGTCTCCGTAACTTCAAGAAGTGGTTCTGCAAATCTTCTAGAGGCCCTGGGAATAAACATCAAGATTTCTCCAGAGAAGGCTAAAGAGATGATTGAAAAAGTTAACTTCACATTTATATTTGCTCCAATGTATCATCCAGCCCTAAAGAGAATAATGCCCGTAAGGAAAGAATTGGGAATAAAGACCATTTTCAACATTTTGGGACCGCTAGCAAATCCAGCAAATCCAGCTTATCAAGTTGTAGGAGTTAATTCTAGAGACCTAGTAGAGAAGATGGCAAGAGCTCTAAATTACCTCGGTGTTAAAAGAGCTACAGTTGTTCATGGTAGCGGATTGGATGAGATTAGTCCAGAGAAAGAAACTATAGTTGCCGAAGTCAATAGAGGTGACATAGATTTTTACACTGTTACTCCTGAAGACTTCGGATTGGCTAGAACTAAAGTTATCCCCTGCTATTCTCCAGAAGAAAGTGCAGAGAGAATTAGAGCTGTTTTGCGTGGAAATGGAAAAAATGAAGACAGGAATTTTGTCTTAATAAATTCGGCTATGGCACTTTATACAATAGGGATCGCCTCTGATTTGAAAGAAGGAGTAGAACTGGCTGAGAATGTTCTAGGAGAAAAAATAATAAAGAAATTGGAGGAGATTGCATGCTTATCAAAGAGTTAG